From the genome of Miscanthus floridulus cultivar M001 chromosome 10, ASM1932011v1, whole genome shotgun sequence, one region includes:
- the LOC136488711 gene encoding disease resistance protein PIK6-NP-like — MANAATSVLGSVIGKLAAMLTKKYKLAKKVESEICFLRDELSTMDAVLRMLAEKDDDQIDPRAKDWRSKVRELSYDIEDCIDRFMLNHSHRGSKASYVRKKMQKLKRLFKDEEIAEEI, encoded by the coding sequence ATGGCGAACGCCGCCACGAGCGTGTTGGGCTCCGTCATCGGCAAGCTGGCCGCCATGCTCACCAAGAAGTACAAGCTCGCCAAAAAAGTCGAGAGCGAGATCTGCTTCCTGCGAGACGAGTTGAGCACCATGGATGCCGTTCTGCGGATGCTCGCCGAGAAGGACGACGACCAGATCGATCCACGCGCCAAGGACTGGAGGAGCAAGGTACGTGAGCTGTCCTACGACATCGAGGATTGCATCGACCGTTTCATGCTCAATCACAGCCATAGAGGCTCCAAGGCCAGCTATGTGCGCAAGAAAATGCAAAAGCTGAAGAGGTTGTTCAAAGACGAAGAAATAGCAGAGGAGATCTGA
- the LOC136488712 gene encoding disease resistance protein RGA5-like, translating into MEVYHKITEAAFDSRAFVSVSQTPDMKKLLRDILSQISKSHFDQSQMLETVEQLIRTVKECLKDKRYFILIDDIWSESAWDLVRSALPINDNGSTIITTTQQEKQ; encoded by the exons ATGGAGGTGTACCACAAAATCACTGAAGCTGCTTTTGATAGCCGGGCTTTTGTGTCTGTATCACAAACTCCAGATATGAAGAAACTTCTTAGAGATATATTGTCTCAAATAAGCAAGAGCCATTTTGACCAGTCACAGATGTTAGAGACAGTTGAGCAGCTCATCCGCACAGTGAAAGAATGCTTAAAGGACAAGAG GTACTTCATCTTGATTGATGATATCTGGAGTGAATCAGCATGGGACCTTGTACGATCTGCCTTACCTATCAATGACAATGGAAGCACAATTATTACTACAACACAGCAAGAAAAGCAGTAG